From a single Miscanthus floridulus cultivar M001 chromosome 8, ASM1932011v1, whole genome shotgun sequence genomic region:
- the LOC136474489 gene encoding autophagy-related protein 13a-like, which yields MASLSDSAGAGGGGGGGRAGAELMVPQFLLKALHAILAVRSPRPHAPPPPAASAAFRRRDRWFHLPLHAPPPPPAAEHLPEPSPREPLVVDVYLAPSGGGGPEEVLERWTVACEPWPSPAAAAAVGEGLAVNRAYKRCITLLRSLYAALRFLPAYRAFRTLCASGQVYNYEMGHRVGSFATPFSRAEEAAMRTKRLAPVETQLGRLVVSVQYIPSLAAFNFEVTSLASAAIITDYVGSPAAERMRAFPASLTEAAGPPFPQPSRRPNSWASPAPWPHTLGQPAKFSPPPAHYASPTPSPPTFGYLHSRFSGETAPMSIPQTGGGRGTVHHRNMSEPSRAFMFPPPSPKNVRGEAGMQESPTETSRSFKRADGIRMGDLYANLPSGSKVKDSRDESGRFSGVFSSSGSPRLGFSRSSSRLSMQDDTDDADFPFAVDDVDPDSRPGSSGGKDTGDQAGSSSHKSQDAAVGYLVHLLKSARPLRDSSYSSHTSRGESIEAGSTSSFMSRRTSDALEEFESFKEIRENLLARSRSRLQDSLDKP from the exons ATGGCGAGCCTGTCGGACTCGGCGGgcgcaggaggcggcggcggcggcggccgcgccggCGCGGAGCTGATGGTGCCACAGTTCCTACTCAAGGCGCTGCACGCCATCCTCGCCGTGCGGTCGCCGCGCCCGCACGCGCCCCCGCCcccggcggcgtcggcggcgttCCGGAGGCGGGACCGCTGGTTCCACCTGCCGctccacgcgccgccgccgccgcccgcggcgGAGCACCTGCCGGAGCCGTCCCCCAGGGAGCCGCTCGTGGTGGACGTGTACCTGGCCCCGTCGGGCGGCGGCGGACCAGAGGAGGTGCTCGAGAGGTGGACCGTGGCGTGCGAGCCATGGCCCTcgcccgccgcggccgccgccgtcggGGAGGGGCTGGCGGTCAACAGGGCGTACAAGCGCTGCATCACGCTGCTCAGGTCACTCTACGCCGCGCTCCGCTTCCTCCCGGCGTACCGCGCCTTTCGCACGCTCTGCGCGTCCGGCCAGGTGTACAACTACGAGATGGGCCACCGCGTCGGCTCCTTCGCCACGCCCTTCTCCCGCGCCGAGGAGGCGGCCATGCGCACCAAACGCCTCGCCCCCGTCGAGACCCAGCTCGGCCGCCTCGTCGTCTCGGTCCAGTACATCCCCAGCCTCGCCGCCTTCAATTTCGAGGTCACTTCCCTCGCGTCAGCCGCGATCATCACGGATTATGTCGGCAGCCCGGCGGCCGAGCGTATGCGTGCCTTCCCAGCTTCGCTCACGGAGGCCGCCGGCCCGCCCTTTCCGCAGCCCTCGCGACGCCCCAACAGCTGGGCGTCGCCAGCGCCCTGGCCGCACACGTTGGGGCAACCGGCGAAATTCTCGCCTCCGCCGGCCCATTACGCATCGCCCACGCCCTCGCCGCCGACGTTTGGCTATCTGCACTCACGGTTTAGCGGTGAGACTGCACCAATGAGCATACCACAGACGGGCGGTGGCAGGGGCACTGTGCACCATCGGAACATGTCGGAACCCAGTAGGGCCTTCATGTTTCCTCCACCTTCGCCAAAGAATGTGCGAGGGGAAGCAGGGATGCAGGAGTCACCTACAGAGACCAGTCGGTCATTCAAGAGGGCGGATGGCATCCGCATGGGAGATCTCTATGCAAACTTGCCGTCTGGTTCTAAG GTTAAGGACAGTAGGGATGAATCTGGCAGGTTCTCTGGTGTCTTCTCTTCTAGTGGATCACCACGACTTGGTTTCTCAAGAAGTTCAAGCAGATTATCAATGcaggatgatactgatgatgcgGATTTTCCTTTTGCTGTGGATGATGTTGATCCAGATTCACGACCAGG GAGTAGTGGTGGAAAGGACACAGGGGATCAGGCTGGTTCGTCATCCCATAAATCCCAAGATGCTGCTGTTGGGTATCTTGTCCACCTGCTGAAATCTGCACGTCCACTGCGAGATTCTAGCTACTCATCTCATACATCAAGGGGTGAATCTATCGAGGCAGGAAGTACCAGCTCTTTCATGTCCCGCAGGACATCCGACGCACTGGAGGAGTTCGAATCTTTCAAAGAAATAAGGGAGAACCTGCTAGCACGTAGTAGGTCTAGGCTGCAAGATTCATTGGATAAACCCTAG